One region of Pseudomonas alvandae genomic DNA includes:
- a CDS encoding DUF2341 domain-containing protein → MHRLIFILLACLGLALPATANAWWQDDWHYRKQISIDTTPQGAAINEAVGRTALLVRLHTGNFTFDGVNENGSDIRFVAADDHTVLNHQIESFDPLMGMALIWVDVPMVEGGKRSDIWMYYGNPKAPATSNPQLAFDADYSLVYHFDGAVGAPPRDASAFANHAQNAPAGILDGVIGRAAQFNGQPLLLPASASLGVNAGGAMTFSTWLRMEQGAGEQLLLARRDAGNSLLVGMNQGVPFVEVNGQRAVANQAVALGQWQHLALTADASGLRLYVNGRVAANLAQPLPALQSAIAIGGDAPAAVAVGAPTATYQAFTGVLDELRVSRIARSPELILADATAQGAESRLVVYGVDEEQSGFGFGSLGFLLNAVPLDAWVIIAILVLMMLQSWVIMVRKSRNVARVSRANELFRSHFAKVGTRLEMLADERDLAQRLADSSLWRLYTVAVAEIRTRRDQGADTSSISAATIEAIRCSMDGVRTRENQQLSAKLSTLSNAIAGGPYIGLLGTVLGIMVVFLGTAMAGDVNINAIAPGMAAALLATAMGLFVAIPALFGYNRLTTRNKEVSADMRVFVDEFITRLAEVHGESQSSETAHRRGNHVASPSLTV, encoded by the coding sequence ATGCATCGCTTGATTTTCATTCTTCTCGCTTGCCTGGGCCTTGCGCTGCCGGCAACGGCCAACGCCTGGTGGCAGGACGACTGGCATTACCGCAAACAGATCAGCATCGACACCACCCCCCAGGGCGCGGCGATCAACGAGGCGGTGGGGCGCACTGCGCTGCTGGTGCGTTTGCACACCGGCAATTTCACCTTTGACGGTGTCAACGAAAACGGCTCGGACATTCGCTTTGTCGCCGCCGACGACCACACCGTGCTCAACCACCAGATTGAAAGCTTCGATCCGCTGATGGGCATGGCCTTGATCTGGGTGGACGTGCCCATGGTGGAGGGGGGCAAGCGCTCGGACATCTGGATGTACTACGGCAACCCGAAAGCACCGGCCACCAGCAATCCCCAGTTGGCGTTCGATGCCGATTACAGCCTGGTCTATCACTTCGATGGTGCCGTTGGCGCGCCACCGCGTGATGCCAGCGCCTTCGCCAACCACGCACAGAACGCACCGGCAGGCATCCTTGACGGCGTGATCGGCCGCGCGGCGCAATTCAACGGCCAACCGCTGTTGTTACCGGCCAGCGCGTCCCTGGGCGTCAACGCGGGGGGCGCGATGACGTTCAGTACCTGGTTGCGCATGGAGCAGGGGGCAGGGGAACAACTGCTGCTGGCCCGTCGTGACGCCGGCAACTCGCTCTTGGTGGGCATGAACCAGGGCGTTCCTTTCGTCGAGGTGAACGGCCAGCGCGCGGTGGCGAACCAGGCCGTGGCCCTTGGGCAATGGCAACACCTGGCGTTGACAGCCGATGCCAGTGGGTTGCGTTTGTACGTCAACGGCAGAGTGGCGGCCAACCTGGCGCAGCCGCTGCCGGCCTTGCAGAGTGCAATCGCGATCGGTGGCGATGCACCGGCAGCGGTGGCTGTCGGCGCGCCGACCGCGACCTATCAAGCCTTCACCGGCGTCCTTGATGAATTGCGCGTGTCCCGCATCGCTCGCTCGCCCGAGCTGATCCTGGCCGACGCCACCGCCCAGGGTGCCGAGTCACGCCTGGTGGTCTATGGGGTGGACGAAGAACAGTCCGGCTTCGGCTTCGGCAGCCTGGGTTTCCTGCTCAACGCGGTGCCGCTGGACGCCTGGGTGATCATTGCCATCCTGGTGCTGATGATGTTGCAGTCGTGGGTGATCATGGTGCGCAAGAGTCGCAATGTCGCCCGTGTCAGCCGTGCCAACGAATTGTTCCGCAGTCACTTCGCCAAGGTCGGGACGCGGCTGGAAATGCTGGCCGATGAACGCGACCTGGCGCAGCGCCTGGCGGACTCGTCGCTGTGGCGCCTGTATACGGTGGCGGTGGCCGAGATCCGCACCCGCCGCGACCAGGGCGCCGATACGTCGTCGATTTCCGCCGCCACCATCGAAGCCATCCGTTGCTCCATGGACGGCGTCCGGACGCGTGAAAACCAGCAGCTCAGCGCCAAGCTGTCGACCCTGTCCAACGCCATCGCCGGTGGGCCCTACATCGGCCTGCTGGGCACGGTGCTGGGGATCATGGTGGTCTTCCTCGGCACCGCCATGGCCGGTGACGTGAACATCAACGCCATCGCCCCGGGCATGGCGGCGGCCCTGTTGGCAACGGCCATGGGATTGTTCGTCGCGATCCCGGCGCTGTTTGGCTACAACCGCCTGACCACGCGCAACAAGGAAGTCAGCGCCGACATGCGGGTCTTCGTGGATGAGTTCATCACCCGCCTGGCCGAAGTCCACGGTGAAAGCCAGTCCAGCGAAACGGCGCATCGACGGGGCAACCACGTCGCCAGTCCGTCGTTGACGGTGTGA
- a CDS encoding helix-turn-helix domain-containing protein — protein sequence MTLNTTLSTTPGADAHAVSLAVARTLKQTRKAQKITLDELSRRSGVSKGMVVEIEKCTANPSIGILCKIAAALGLSVADIVNVAEPPSAHIIDSQDIPTLWTGELGGTARLLAGTTGPNMIELWRWEMFPGESFSSAGHPQGTLELFHVEKGTLKCVVGETELVIPAGSSAVAKTDVAHAYSNAGKSKLVFTMSVAEIHQ from the coding sequence ATGACCCTGAATACCACTCTATCGACCACGCCTGGCGCGGATGCCCACGCGGTGAGCCTGGCCGTTGCCCGCACGCTCAAGCAGACGCGCAAGGCTCAGAAAATCACCTTGGACGAGCTGTCCCGGCGCTCGGGCGTCAGCAAAGGGATGGTGGTCGAGATCGAGAAATGCACGGCGAACCCGAGCATCGGCATCTTGTGCAAGATTGCTGCGGCGCTGGGCCTTTCAGTGGCGGATATCGTCAACGTGGCGGAGCCACCGTCGGCCCACATCATCGACAGCCAGGACATCCCGACGCTGTGGACCGGGGAATTGGGAGGCACTGCACGCCTGCTCGCCGGGACGACCGGCCCGAACATGATCGAGTTGTGGCGCTGGGAGATGTTCCCGGGCGAATCCTTTTCTTCAGCCGGACACCCTCAAGGCACGCTTGAGCTGTTCCATGTCGAGAAAGGCACGTTGAAGTGCGTAGTGGGGGAAACAGAACTGGTGATTCCCGCCGGAAGCTCGGCGGTCGCGAAAACCGATGTCGCCCACGCCTATTCCAACGCGGGCAAATCGAAGCTGGTCTTCACCATGTCGGTTGCCGAAATACATCAATAG
- a CDS encoding DNA repair protein: protein MKKSFHPAIHAVVLLLGLGAALGASAETMEERLRAQLRSTTQQLQALQSEQAQGTAARQAAQTELSAAQAQIKQLTAELAKARSQSEQLGAQQDAVRSSAQAQIAASTEQVGKFKQAYEELLGRARGIEAARATLQASLTSRDSEVQQCVAKNQEMYGIAKEILTAYENIEVSDVLKIRQPFASGARVKFEELAQRYGDALYQTQFDATKTTAGK from the coding sequence ATGAAAAAGTCATTTCATCCCGCAATCCACGCCGTGGTGTTGCTGTTGGGGCTCGGCGCAGCCCTCGGCGCTTCGGCAGAGACCATGGAGGAACGCTTGCGCGCCCAGTTGCGCAGCACCACTCAACAGCTGCAAGCCTTGCAGAGCGAACAGGCGCAAGGCACCGCCGCGCGCCAGGCGGCGCAAACCGAGCTGAGTGCGGCACAAGCGCAAATCAAGCAACTGACCGCCGAACTCGCCAAGGCGCGCAGCCAGAGCGAACAACTGGGCGCACAGCAAGACGCTGTTCGCAGCAGCGCCCAGGCGCAGATAGCCGCCAGTACCGAGCAGGTCGGCAAGTTCAAGCAGGCCTACGAAGAACTGCTGGGCCGTGCGCGGGGTATAGAGGCGGCGCGTGCCACGCTGCAAGCCAGCCTGACCAGTCGGGACAGTGAAGTGCAGCAGTGCGTGGCGAAAAACCAAGAGATGTACGGCATCGCCAAAGAGATTCTCACTGCCTACGAAAACATCGAGGTCAGCGACGTATTGAAGATCCGCCAACCCTTCGCCAGTGGCGCGCGGGTGAAGTTCGAAGAGTTGGCGCAGCGCTATGGCGATGCGCTGTACCAGACCCAGTTCGATGCCACCAAGACCACCGCCGGCAAATAA
- a CDS encoding LysR family transcriptional regulator: MALEDVGQIHDCARLPPSINSDDRHLDNLKDLQALEFFLVTARCSCFMQAARSLNVKASLLRKKLSRLSIHYGSPLFEHRGNALVLSQDGRRLRNQLLAHRALLALPDAFVEDQALVRVAVAEPLLHDILNRELLGFVRQHANVRLNLLRLDSNPDQEPVEADVVVWLTDPQAQAPRLSFPVAELNCLAELEYIPHIAKRYSREASRPRSLAELQDYMLVSLHDYAKMPSLQPWNSTVGTRRSGVTQVNSYELMRQMIQWSACVGLLPHYVCALDKTLQPLPDLFDRGMPMQVWMAVHRDEAHREEVARLAALVRAAFEQLREWFQNER, encoded by the coding sequence ATGGCTTTGGAGGACGTTGGCCAGATTCACGATTGTGCGCGGTTGCCACCCTCGATCAATAGCGATGATCGGCATCTGGATAACCTCAAGGATCTCCAGGCGTTGGAGTTTTTCCTGGTGACGGCGCGCTGCAGCTGCTTCATGCAGGCGGCGCGGAGCTTGAACGTCAAAGCGTCGTTGCTGCGAAAAAAGCTCTCGCGGTTGTCGATCCATTACGGCAGTCCCTTGTTCGAGCACCGAGGCAATGCACTGGTGCTCAGCCAGGACGGTCGGCGCCTGCGCAACCAATTGTTGGCTCACCGAGCCTTGCTGGCTTTGCCTGATGCTTTCGTCGAGGATCAGGCACTGGTTCGCGTGGCCGTGGCGGAGCCCCTGCTGCACGACATCCTCAATCGCGAGCTGCTCGGTTTCGTACGTCAACACGCCAACGTGCGCCTGAACTTGCTGCGTCTCGACAGCAACCCCGACCAGGAGCCGGTCGAGGCGGACGTTGTCGTCTGGCTTACCGACCCGCAGGCGCAAGCGCCGCGGCTATCGTTTCCAGTGGCTGAGCTCAACTGCCTCGCCGAACTGGAGTACATCCCGCACATCGCCAAGCGTTATTCACGGGAAGCGAGCCGCCCACGCAGTCTGGCCGAGCTGCAGGACTACATGCTGGTGAGCCTGCACGACTACGCGAAAATGCCTTCCCTGCAACCTTGGAACAGCACTGTCGGCACGCGTCGCTCCGGCGTGACCCAGGTCAACTCCTATGAACTGATGCGCCAGATGATCCAATGGAGCGCCTGCGTCGGTCTGCTGCCACATTACGTCTGCGCACTCGACAAGACGCTGCAGCCTTTGCCCGACTTGTTCGACCGAGGAATGCCGATGCAGGTCTGGATGGCCGTACACCGCGATGAAGCTCACAGGGAAGAGGTTGCCCGGCTGGCAGCGCTGGTTCGCGCGGCGTTTGAACAGCTCAGGGAGTGGTTCCAGAACGAGCGTTGA
- a CDS encoding YbjN domain-containing protein yields MTAQTLILSITPEQLGELLQAAGYRVNRTEQGAVVQLLSASQGIGFAVRFGNPAVTEGSFLDFTFSCALRIEGELPEGLVQVWNASRRFARLSRQGDFLVMEMDAIVAAGVSEDHVRGVLELWDRLLQEFVVYLRDYSQHAREQQKDGADATQEAAVEEA; encoded by the coding sequence ATGACCGCACAAACACTGATCCTGAGCATCACTCCCGAACAACTGGGCGAACTGCTGCAAGCCGCCGGCTACCGCGTCAATCGTACCGAACAAGGCGCCGTGGTGCAGTTGCTGAGCGCCAGCCAGGGCATTGGTTTTGCCGTGCGTTTCGGCAACCCGGCCGTCACCGAGGGCAGCTTTCTGGATTTCACGTTCAGTTGCGCGCTGCGCATCGAGGGCGAATTGCCTGAAGGCCTGGTCCAGGTATGGAATGCCAGCCGCCGCTTTGCCCGCCTGAGTCGCCAGGGTGATTTCCTGGTGATGGAAATGGACGCCATCGTTGCCGCCGGTGTCAGTGAAGACCACGTGCGTGGCGTGCTGGAACTCTGGGACCGGCTGTTGCAAGAATTCGTGGTGTACCTGCGCGACTACAGCCAGCACGCACGCGAGCAGCAAAAGGACGGTGCGGATGCAACGCAGGAAGCTGCGGTCGAAGAGGCCTGA
- a CDS encoding ExbD/TolR family protein: MANLNSALDDDEDAAVDTINITPLVDVLMVVLVMFILTATAQVSGIQINLPKASSTISLSQPKTKAISINDGGQVFLDAYPVTLNELEDRLRIEKAQSPDFPVIVRGDSTVQYQKVIEVLDLLRRLELSQVGLVTGKPSQG, translated from the coding sequence ATGGCCAACCTCAACAGCGCCCTGGACGATGACGAAGATGCTGCCGTCGACACCATCAACATCACGCCACTGGTGGACGTGCTCATGGTGGTGCTGGTGATGTTCATCCTCACCGCCACCGCCCAGGTCTCCGGCATCCAGATCAACCTGCCGAAGGCCAGCTCGACCATCTCGCTTTCGCAGCCCAAGACCAAGGCGATTTCCATCAATGATGGCGGCCAGGTATTCCTCGATGCCTACCCGGTCACCCTCAACGAGCTGGAAGACCGCTTGCGCATCGAGAAGGCGCAGAGCCCGGATTTCCCGGTGATCGTGCGCGGTGATTCCACCGTGCAGTACCAGAAAGTCATTGAAGTGCTGGACCTGTTGCGTCGCCTGGAGCTGTCCCAGGTCGGCCTGGTCACCGGCAAACCGAGCCAGGGCTGA
- a CDS encoding peptidylprolyl isomerase, translating to MNRFSKLAGISAAVLVLGGIVLTVISNPDGVSQASVPAAQPKPARTSDEAAPAVASLGELQLSSVELNAVLSSLTPQVREQLRGNRGALEGWIRARLAEKALLQQADAQGWQERPDIQQMTRAATEQILLRTYLQSVSQVPADYPDEQALKQAYESAKDKLQSPALYRVSQIFIAVEPGANEESLRKKATELARRAQAPNADFADFAELARQFSEDQATAQRGGDSGLQPLQQYVPEMRQVLSRQRVGSVSDALRSQAGFHILKLTDMQPARAASLDEVREQLREALRNQRQEQVARAYMEGLVSKATLSIDGAQLNQALESVR from the coding sequence ATGAACAGGTTTAGCAAACTGGCTGGCATCAGTGCGGCTGTCCTGGTGCTCGGCGGCATTGTACTGACGGTGATCTCCAACCCTGACGGCGTATCCCAAGCCTCGGTGCCCGCGGCACAACCGAAACCCGCCAGAACCTCGGACGAGGCGGCGCCGGCCGTGGCCAGCCTGGGCGAACTGCAACTGAGCAGCGTCGAGCTCAACGCTGTGTTGAGCTCGCTCACACCGCAGGTGCGCGAGCAACTGCGCGGCAATCGTGGCGCACTGGAGGGCTGGATCCGTGCGCGCCTGGCAGAGAAAGCCCTGTTGCAGCAGGCCGACGCCCAGGGTTGGCAGGAGCGTCCGGACATCCAACAGATGACCCGCGCGGCCACCGAACAGATTTTGCTGCGCACTTACTTGCAATCCGTCAGCCAGGTCCCCGCCGACTATCCGGATGAGCAAGCCCTGAAACAGGCTTACGAGAGTGCCAAGGACAAGCTGCAAAGCCCGGCGTTGTACCGCGTCAGCCAGATCTTCATCGCGGTTGAGCCGGGAGCCAACGAAGAATCGCTCCGCAAGAAAGCCACCGAGCTGGCCCGTCGTGCCCAGGCTCCCAACGCCGATTTCGCCGATTTCGCCGAGCTCGCCCGGCAGTTTTCCGAGGACCAGGCGACGGCCCAACGGGGCGGTGACAGCGGCTTGCAACCGTTGCAGCAATATGTGCCGGAGATGCGCCAGGTCTTGAGCCGACAACGGGTCGGCAGCGTTTCCGACGCTTTGCGGAGCCAGGCGGGCTTTCACATTCTCAAACTGACCGATATGCAGCCAGCACGCGCCGCCAGCCTGGATGAAGTTCGCGAACAACTGCGCGAGGCGCTGCGCAATCAGCGCCAGGAACAAGTGGCCAGGGCCTATATGGAAGGGCTGGTGAGCAAGGCAACGCTGAGCATCGATGGCGCGCAACTGAATCAGGCATTGGAGTCTGTTCGTTAA
- a CDS encoding energy transducer TonB family protein has translation MTSFPEQPQNGHLEQQRDVTRTVRRVLLWSVGLLAGAGLAWLLWTWANDMSGIRREAPKIPAIIPLPPPPPPPPEKPPEPEKPVEEKIVEPEPTPEPEEVKPEEEAPPSPAEDLADPMQMDSDAQAGSDAFNIGAGKGGGMAGTGGGRLGNGTYSQFLAYSFQRLLRESPELRNLAFRLEADVWLDQAGRVTRVELGRSSGDTELDAKVLATLRASPHLERPPASLQVPVRIRLQGRRPG, from the coding sequence ATGACGTCTTTTCCTGAACAGCCGCAGAACGGCCATCTGGAGCAACAGCGCGACGTCACCAGGACGGTGCGTCGAGTACTGCTGTGGAGCGTTGGCCTGTTGGCGGGCGCGGGCCTGGCCTGGCTGCTGTGGACATGGGCCAATGACATGAGCGGCATTCGCCGCGAGGCGCCAAAGATCCCGGCGATCATTCCGTTGCCGCCACCTCCGCCTCCGCCACCGGAAAAACCGCCGGAGCCGGAAAAGCCGGTGGAAGAAAAAATCGTCGAGCCCGAGCCCACCCCAGAGCCCGAGGAAGTCAAGCCAGAGGAAGAGGCGCCGCCTTCGCCCGCCGAAGACCTGGCCGACCCGATGCAAATGGACAGTGACGCCCAGGCGGGTTCCGACGCTTTCAACATTGGCGCAGGCAAGGGCGGCGGCATGGCCGGCACCGGCGGCGGGCGCCTCGGCAACGGCACCTACAGTCAATTCCTGGCCTACAGCTTCCAGCGCTTGCTGCGCGAGTCGCCCGAGCTGCGCAACCTGGCGTTTCGCCTGGAGGCTGACGTCTGGCTGGACCAGGCCGGTCGCGTGACGCGCGTGGAGCTGGGACGCAGCAGTGGCGATACCGAACTCGACGCAAAGGTCCTGGCGACCTTGCGCGCTTCACCCCATCTGGAACGTCCACCCGCCTCGTTGCAGGTGCCGGTGCGTATCCGCCTACAAGGACGCCGACCGGGCTGA
- a CDS encoding DeoR/GlpR family DNA-binding transcription regulator, protein MSTPLEVFPGERQRLISERLALYGRVIAADLASEFNVSEHSIRRDLGALAAAGLCKRVYGGAIRLPAAEVPIDVRIHQDSARKDNLARAAASLLSAGQHVFLDAGSTNLAIARAIDPGLRLTLTTNSPLIAVELMKLPSAEVILLGGRLNPVAGGAIGLAAVQQLRQFNFDVCFVGACAIDPDNGVTAFGLDDAEFKRAVVAASGQVVVAVTNQKLSSVAHYQVASCEEVTALVVEHDAPHERLDPFLARISKVMKAPAKA, encoded by the coding sequence ATGAGTACCCCTCTCGAAGTATTCCCCGGCGAACGCCAACGATTGATCAGCGAGCGGCTTGCCCTGTATGGCCGGGTCATCGCGGCTGATCTGGCCAGTGAATTCAACGTTTCCGAACACTCGATACGTCGCGACCTGGGCGCTTTGGCTGCGGCCGGTTTATGCAAGCGCGTCTATGGCGGTGCGATTCGCTTGCCGGCGGCCGAAGTGCCGATAGACGTCCGAATCCATCAGGACTCGGCCCGCAAGGACAATCTTGCCCGCGCTGCGGCTTCGCTGCTCAGCGCGGGCCAGCACGTCTTCCTTGATGCCGGGTCGACTAACCTGGCTATCGCCCGCGCTATCGATCCAGGCCTGCGCTTGACCCTCACCACCAACTCGCCGTTGATCGCGGTGGAGCTGATGAAGCTGCCCAGCGCCGAAGTCATCCTGCTGGGTGGTCGCCTGAACCCTGTTGCGGGCGGCGCGATCGGGCTGGCGGCTGTCCAGCAATTGCGCCAGTTCAATTTCGATGTGTGTTTCGTGGGTGCCTGCGCCATCGACCCGGACAACGGTGTCACGGCGTTTGGCCTGGACGACGCCGAATTCAAGCGCGCGGTGGTCGCTGCGAGCGGTCAGGTGGTGGTGGCGGTCACCAACCAAAAGCTATCCAGCGTTGCGCATTACCAGGTCGCATCCTGCGAAGAAGTCACCGCGCTGGTGGTGGAGCACGATGCGCCGCACGAACGACTCGATCCTTTTTTGGCGCGGATATCCAAAGTCATGAAGGCGCCCGCCAAGGCCTGA
- a CDS encoding Gfo/Idh/MocA family protein — MQPIRLGLVGYGKIAQDQHVPAIRANPAFELVAVATQGQPCAGVENFQSLGELLENGPHVDAIAFCTPPQGRFGLVRQALEAGKHVLVEKPPCATLGEAMELVEQAREKGVSGLFAWHSRYAPGIEAARDWLTSRTLQSVQIDWKEDVRKWHPGQAWIWQPGGLGVFDPGINALSIATHLLPRALFVESAELRVPDNCQSPIAASIKMSDAGHLDIRAEFDFDHGHDELWSIEIRCAEGTLRLDNGGALLSIDGVRQAVSEEGEYAAVYRHFQQLIGAKASDMDLQPLRLVADSFFVGSRTLVEPFYD, encoded by the coding sequence ATGCAACCGATTCGTCTCGGCCTGGTGGGCTACGGCAAGATCGCCCAGGATCAACACGTCCCCGCCATCCGCGCCAACCCTGCGTTCGAGCTGGTGGCGGTCGCCACGCAAGGGCAGCCGTGCGCCGGCGTGGAGAACTTCCAGTCCTTGGGCGAGTTGCTGGAAAACGGTCCGCACGTCGATGCGATTGCCTTCTGCACGCCGCCGCAAGGGCGCTTCGGCCTGGTTCGCCAGGCGCTGGAAGCGGGCAAGCATGTGCTCGTGGAAAAGCCGCCGTGCGCCACCTTGGGCGAAGCGATGGAATTGGTCGAGCAGGCGCGTGAAAAGGGCGTCAGCGGCCTGTTCGCCTGGCATTCGCGTTATGCGCCCGGCATCGAGGCGGCCCGCGACTGGCTTACTAGCCGCACGCTGCAAAGTGTCCAGATCGACTGGAAGGAAGACGTGCGCAAATGGCACCCGGGCCAGGCGTGGATCTGGCAGCCCGGCGGCTTGGGCGTGTTTGATCCGGGCATCAATGCCTTGTCCATCGCTACCCACTTGCTGCCCCGCGCTCTGTTCGTCGAGTCCGCCGAACTGCGCGTCCCCGATAACTGCCAGTCGCCGATTGCCGCCAGCATCAAGATGTCCGACGCCGGCCATCTCGACATCCGCGCGGAGTTCGATTTCGACCATGGTCATGACGAGCTCTGGAGCATCGAGATTCGTTGCGCCGAAGGCACCTTGCGCCTGGACAACGGCGGCGCGCTGTTAAGCATCGACGGTGTACGCCAGGCGGTGTCGGAGGAGGGCGAATACGCGGCGGTGTACCGGCATTTCCAGCAACTGATCGGTGCCAAGGCCAGCGACATGGACCTGCAACCGCTACGCCTGGTTGCGGACAGCTTTTTCGTCGGTAGCCGGACGTTGGTCGAGCCGTTCTACGATTGA
- a CDS encoding putative porin, whose product MICKINRLALGVGLVIASLTGSALAQTPSQNATVNLIRLLVQQGVLKQDQAQALIDQAEAEAVQARQAAATAAPVPAPGAPGEVRVQYVPAIVREQIRDQVKAEVIAQAKQENWAQPNTFPDWVSRITFEGDVRLRNESRYYSGSNSNEIVDFAELNNSGPYDVNPRSGTQYPPLLNTREDRENMLRLRARMGLRAALSPQWTAAIRLGTGSDSSPVSTTQTLGGGFDKKDLWLDQGYLNYRPTKEWSFTGGRMPNPFMSTDLLYSNDLNFDGIAGSFNHPLNRDLAVFGTLGAFPVEYSSDSASSDGLNKEDSENKWLYGAQLGANWAFAPDNSIKGALAYYQFDDIEGRRSNPCAIYDGAPACDSDETRPAFMQKGNTLMELRNLVPDPSAPTTSPQPQFVGLASEFNVLDLNLAWDTLLFDDLKLRSQGNYLVNLGYDEGKMRKRSAGALVNNVDENGDIESGDTAWMLQFTLGSSLDLKKRGDWNLFAGYKYIEPDALPDGFNDSSFHLGGTNAKGYFLGGNYGIEDNVFATARWLSSEEVYGAPFDIDVLQLELNTRF is encoded by the coding sequence ATGATCTGCAAAATCAATCGATTGGCGCTGGGTGTCGGCCTGGTGATCGCCAGCCTGACGGGCAGTGCCTTGGCGCAGACGCCGTCGCAGAACGCTACGGTCAATCTGATCCGCCTGTTGGTTCAACAAGGCGTGCTCAAGCAGGACCAGGCGCAAGCGCTGATCGACCAGGCCGAAGCCGAGGCCGTGCAAGCCCGGCAGGCCGCCGCGACTGCCGCGCCGGTGCCAGCACCCGGCGCGCCGGGGGAGGTGCGGGTGCAATACGTGCCGGCCATCGTGCGGGAACAGATTCGCGACCAGGTGAAGGCCGAGGTGATCGCCCAGGCCAAACAGGAAAACTGGGCCCAGCCCAATACCTTCCCCGACTGGGTGTCGCGCATCACGTTTGAAGGCGACGTGCGTTTACGCAACGAGTCGCGCTATTACTCGGGCAGCAACAGCAACGAGATCGTCGATTTCGCCGAGCTCAATAACAGCGGGCCCTATGACGTCAACCCTAGAAGCGGTACGCAATACCCACCGCTGCTCAACACCCGCGAAGATCGCGAGAACATGCTGCGCTTGCGTGCCCGGATGGGCTTGCGGGCCGCGCTTTCCCCTCAATGGACCGCCGCCATCCGGCTGGGCACGGGCTCGGACAGCAGTCCTGTGTCCACCACCCAGACGCTGGGCGGCGGCTTCGACAAAAAGGACCTGTGGCTCGATCAGGGCTACCTCAATTACCGCCCGACGAAGGAGTGGAGCTTCACCGGGGGACGCATGCCCAATCCATTCATGTCTACCGATCTGTTGTATTCCAACGATCTCAATTTCGACGGTATCGCCGGCTCGTTCAATCACCCGTTGAACCGAGACCTGGCGGTATTCGGCACGTTGGGCGCGTTCCCGGTGGAATACAGCTCCGACAGCGCGTCGAGCGATGGTTTGAACAAAGAAGACAGCGAGAACAAATGGCTCTACGGCGCGCAACTCGGTGCGAACTGGGCGTTTGCGCCGGACAACAGCATCAAGGGCGCGCTGGCCTACTACCAATTTGACGACATCGAAGGACGACGCTCCAATCCCTGCGCCATCTACGACGGCGCGCCGGCTTGTGACAGCGACGAAACGCGTCCGGCGTTCATGCAAAAGGGCAACACCTTGATGGAGTTGCGCAACCTGGTGCCGGACCCGTCCGCACCGACCACGTCGCCGCAACCACAATTCGTCGGCCTGGCCTCGGAGTTCAACGTGCTTGACCTCAATCTGGCCTGGGACACCTTGCTGTTCGACGATCTCAAGTTGCGCAGCCAGGGCAACTACCTGGTCAACCTCGGCTACGACGAAGGCAAGATGCGCAAGCGCTCGGCCGGTGCGCTGGTCAACAACGTGGACGAAAACGGTGACATCGAAAGCGGCGATACCGCCTGGATGCTGCAGTTCACCCTGGGCAGTTCCCTGGACCTGAAGAAACGCGGCGATTGGAACCTGTTCGCCGGCTACAAATACATCGAGCCGGACGCCTTGCCGGACGGCTTCAACGACTCCTCGTTCCACCTCGGCGGCACCAACGCCAAGGGTTATTTCCTCGGCGGCAACTACGGCATCGAAGACAACGTCTTCGCGACCGCGCGCTGGTTGAGCAGCGAAGAAGTCTACGGCGCGCCGTTCGATATCGACGTTCTGCAACTTGAGCTCAACACGCGCTTCTAG